One window of the Sulfitobacter alexandrii genome contains the following:
- a CDS encoding cytochrome C oxidase assembly protein, whose amino-acid sequence MAIRAEHEIHTRRKGRNVGVGLMLGGFVVLVMVLTFVKITQTDFTRAPGTANPPAAMEAAD is encoded by the coding sequence ATGGCCATTCGCGCTGAACACGAAATCCACACGCGACGCAAGGGCCGGAACGTGGGCGTCGGCCTGATGCTTGGCGGCTTCGTGGTGCTGGTCATGGTGCTGACCTTCGTGAAGATCACGCAGACCGACTTCACCCGCGCGCCCGGCACCGCAAACCCGCCCGCCGCGATGGAGGCAGCAGACTGA
- the tldD gene encoding metalloprotease TldD, producing the protein MSSSPFSPFNDLLDRDAALKTLRAAVAGADDGELFFERRRSEGLMFDDGRLRNANYDASEGFGLRAVRGEVAGYAHSTEVSQAALERASETARLAVGDGGGTWADAPEGTNRRLYTDDDPIAGAAFPVKVETLREIDAFARDLDQRVVQVSASISASLQEIEILRPEGTSVRDVRPMTRVNVSVIVEQDGRRESGTAGGGGRIALDGLLDPADWQAKAREALRIAVVNLDAVPAPAGVMDVVLGPGWPGILLHEAIGHGLEGDFNRKGSSAFAGLMGQRIAAPGVTVLDDGTIPDRRGSISVDDEGTPSARNVLIEDGRLVGYMQDRQNARLMGVKSTGNGRRESFAHIPMPRMTNTYMLGGDTAPGDIVADLRDGIYAVGFGGGQVDITNGKFVFSCTEAYRVQNGVVGAPVKGATLIGDGATALQQIRAIGNDPALDPGMGNCGKQGQWVPVGVGQPTLMIGGLTVGGSAA; encoded by the coding sequence ATGAGCAGCAGCCCCTTTTCCCCTTTCAACGACCTGCTGGACCGCGACGCGGCCCTGAAAACCCTGCGCGCGGCGGTGGCGGGGGCCGATGACGGCGAACTTTTCTTCGAACGGCGGCGGTCCGAGGGCCTGATGTTCGACGACGGGCGGCTCAGAAACGCGAACTACGACGCCTCCGAAGGGTTCGGCCTGCGCGCGGTGCGCGGCGAGGTTGCGGGATACGCGCATTCCACCGAAGTCTCGCAAGCCGCGCTGGAACGGGCGAGCGAGACCGCGCGGCTCGCCGTGGGCGACGGCGGCGGCACCTGGGCCGATGCGCCCGAGGGCACGAACCGCCGGCTCTACACCGACGACGACCCGATCGCCGGCGCGGCCTTTCCGGTCAAGGTGGAGACCCTGCGCGAGATCGACGCCTTCGCACGGGATCTGGACCAGCGCGTGGTGCAGGTCAGCGCCAGCATCTCCGCCTCGCTGCAGGAGATCGAAATCCTGCGCCCCGAAGGTACGTCCGTCCGCGATGTGCGGCCGATGACGCGGGTGAACGTGTCGGTCATCGTCGAACAGGATGGCCGCCGGGAAAGCGGCACCGCCGGCGGCGGCGGGCGCATCGCGCTCGACGGGCTGCTCGATCCGGCGGACTGGCAGGCCAAGGCGCGCGAGGCGCTGCGCATCGCGGTGGTTAACCTAGATGCCGTGCCGGCCCCTGCCGGCGTGATGGACGTGGTGCTGGGCCCCGGCTGGCCGGGCATCCTGCTGCACGAGGCCATAGGCCACGGACTGGAGGGCGATTTCAACCGCAAGGGAAGCTCCGCCTTCGCCGGCCTGATGGGCCAGCGGATCGCCGCGCCCGGCGTGACCGTGCTGGACGACGGCACGATCCCGGACCGGCGCGGATCGATCAGTGTCGATGACGAGGGCACGCCTTCGGCACGCAACGTGCTGATCGAGGATGGCAGGCTGGTCGGCTACATGCAGGACAGGCAGAACGCCCGGCTGATGGGCGTGAAGAGTACCGGCAACGGGCGGCGTGAATCCTTTGCGCATATTCCGATGCCGCGCATGACGAACACCTACATGCTGGGCGGCGACACCGCGCCGGGCGATATCGTGGCCGACCTGCGCGACGGTATCTATGCGGTCGGGTTCGGTGGCGGGCAGGTCGACATCACCAACGGCAAGTTCGTGTTTTCCTGCACGGAGGCGTACCGCGTGCAGAACGGTGTGGTCGGCGCGCCGGTCAAGGGTGCCACGCTGATCGGTGACGGGGCCACGGCCCTGCAGCAGATCAGGGCGATCGGAAACGATCCCGCGCTCGATCCCGGCATGGGCAACTGCGGCAAGCAGGGTCAGTGGGTTCCCGTGGGCGTGGGCCAGCCCACCCTGATGATCGGCGGGCTGACCGTCGGAGGCAGCGCCGCCTGA
- a CDS encoding SURF1 family protein, which yields MSRALFVILIGLGGAAILIGLGIWQVQRLAWKEGVLADINARIEAPAQALPDRPDPETDAYLPVEVTGTLEGATLRVLVSQKDEGAGYRLISAMDTGARRILVDRGFIPTAADMPGLPQGAVTVTGNLQWPQETDSFTPEPDRAANIWFARDVQTMAETLDTEPVLVVARAVSWNAAPVTPLPVDTARIPNDHLQYAITWFSLAAIWLAMSFYFLRRRAKIES from the coding sequence ATGAGCCGCGCCCTGTTTGTCATTCTCATCGGTCTTGGCGGTGCTGCCATCCTGATCGGCCTCGGGATCTGGCAGGTGCAGCGCCTTGCGTGGAAGGAAGGCGTTCTCGCCGATATCAATGCCCGGATAGAGGCGCCCGCGCAGGCGCTTCCCGACCGGCCCGACCCCGAAACAGATGCCTACCTGCCGGTGGAAGTGACCGGCACGCTGGAAGGCGCCACCCTGCGCGTCCTCGTCTCCCAGAAGGATGAAGGCGCGGGCTACCGCCTGATTTCGGCCATGGACACGGGCGCGCGGCGCATCCTCGTGGACCGGGGTTTCATCCCCACCGCCGCCGATATGCCCGGTCTGCCGCAGGGCGCCGTGACCGTCACCGGCAATCTTCAGTGGCCACAGGAGACCGACAGCTTCACCCCCGAGCCGGACCGGGCCGCAAACATCTGGTTTGCCCGCGACGTGCAGACGATGGCCGAAACGCTCGATACCGAACCGGTGCTCGTCGTGGCGCGCGCGGTTTCATGGAACGCCGCCCCGGTCACGCCTCTGCCTGTCGACACGGCGCGCATCCCGAACGACCATCTGCAATATGCCATCACGTGGTTCTCGCTCGCGGCCATCTGGCTGGCCATGTCCTTCTATTTCCTGCGCCGCCGCGCCAAAATCGAAAGCTGA
- a CDS encoding cytochrome c oxidase assembly protein produces the protein MALSGPQKTVVQTVSVVVIMGGLAWASVPFYDWFCRVTGFGGVPQQVQAAGEEISDRTIKVRFDGSLNSDMPWTFKPVERQMEVRLGETALAFYEAHNPTDRPIAGQASYNVTPYSTGAYFDKIDCFCFTEQVLEPGETVQMPVSFYVDPEIVNDSDAKYVHTITLSYTFYEIDLPEGYAALDAEPTTDLN, from the coding sequence ATGGCACTTTCCGGACCGCAAAAGACCGTTGTTCAGACCGTTTCGGTCGTCGTGATCATGGGGGGGCTCGCCTGGGCGTCTGTCCCTTTCTACGACTGGTTCTGCAGGGTCACCGGCTTTGGCGGTGTGCCCCAGCAGGTTCAGGCCGCGGGCGAGGAAATCTCGGACCGCACCATCAAGGTGCGCTTCGACGGAAGCCTCAACAGCGACATGCCCTGGACCTTCAAGCCGGTCGAGCGGCAGATGGAGGTCCGGCTGGGAGAAACCGCGCTTGCCTTCTACGAGGCGCACAATCCCACCGACCGCCCGATCGCCGGACAGGCCAGCTATAACGTGACGCCCTATTCGACGGGTGCCTACTTCGACAAGATCGACTGCTTCTGTTTCACCGAACAGGTGCTCGAACCCGGCGAGACGGTGCAGATGCCGGTCAGCTTCTACGTCGATCCCGAAATCGTCAACGACAGCGACGCCAAGTATGTACACACCATCACGCTGTCATATACATTCTACGAAATCGATCTGCCCGAGGGTTATGCGGCCCTCGATGCAGAGCCAACAACAGATCTGAATTAA
- the coxB gene encoding cytochrome c oxidase subunit II, giving the protein MKKLLSLSALLAGLGAVPVLAQDNLRIDGLEVVGKPMDGKMGFQPAVTRLAQDIHDLDWLILVIITLITLFVTALIGWVIVRYSRRRNPNPSSFTHNTPVEIAWTVGPIVILVLIGAYSLPILFRQQEIPEADITIKAIGNQWYWSYEYVDEGFGFDSYMIGAPATLTSEDQEAGAIANRLDDVMVAKLEAAGYSRDEWLLATDTAVVVPVGQTIVMQVTGSDVIHSWTIPAFGVKQDAVPGRLAELWFEAEREGVYFGQCSELCGQAHAYMPITVKVVSEEAYADWLGKAREEYAGIPQTLKVASAD; this is encoded by the coding sequence ATGAAAAAACTTCTCTCACTTAGCGCGCTCTTGGCAGGCCTCGGGGCAGTGCCGGTACTGGCCCAGGACAATCTGCGCATTGATGGGCTCGAGGTCGTTGGCAAGCCGATGGACGGAAAGATGGGTTTCCAGCCTGCCGTGACGCGGCTTGCGCAGGATATCCATGACCTGGACTGGCTCATTCTGGTCATCATCACCCTCATCACGCTGTTCGTGACCGCGCTCATCGGGTGGGTAATCGTCCGCTACAGCCGCCGCCGCAACCCCAACCCGTCCTCCTTCACGCACAACACGCCGGTGGAGATTGCCTGGACGGTGGGACCGATCGTGATTCTCGTTCTGATCGGTGCCTATTCGCTGCCGATCCTGTTCCGCCAGCAGGAAATCCCCGAGGCGGACATCACCATCAAGGCGATCGGCAACCAGTGGTACTGGTCCTATGAATACGTGGACGAGGGATTCGGGTTCGACAGCTACATGATCGGTGCGCCGGCCACCCTGACATCCGAAGATCAGGAAGCGGGCGCCATCGCCAACCGCCTGGACGACGTGATGGTCGCCAAGCTCGAGGCTGCCGGCTATTCCCGCGACGAATGGCTGCTGGCCACCGATACCGCGGTCGTCGTGCCGGTGGGGCAGACCATCGTGATGCAGGTGACCGGTTCCGACGTGATCCACTCCTGGACGATTCCCGCCTTCGGCGTGAAGCAGGACGCCGTGCCGGGCCGCCTTGCCGAGCTGTGGTTCGAAGCCGAGCGCGAGGGCGTGTACTTCGGCCAGTGTTCCGAACTCTGCGGCCAGGCGCATGCCTACATGCCGATCACAGTGAAGGTGGTGTCCGAAGAGGCTTATGCCGACTGGCTGGGCAAGGCCAGGGAGGAATACGCCGGTATTCCCCAGACGCTGAAGGTCGCTTCGGCAGACTGA
- the dprA gene encoding DNA-processing protein DprA has translation MTDKDLHPSSTHPPLPPTPEDEQFARLRLLRSRRVGITTYKRLLTEYGTAQNALAALPEVARAAGVSDYTPCPEGVIHAELKAARAAGARLVMLGESPYPALLAELDDAPPFLWCLGNTDLLSRPMISLVGARNASSLGTRMSRGLARELGVAGFVVVSGLARGVDAAAHLGAMDSGTAAVQAGGVDVIYPAENTGLAEDMSRRGLRLSEQPMGLQPMARHFPSRNRIISGLSRATVVVEAAAKSGSLITARDALDQGREVLAVPGHPLDARAAGCNILIREGATLVRSAADILEALSEGTAPARAPATPVPAAPPRPPAPLRTLKEAARLHQQILARLGPSPVAEDQLIRDLKAVPAQVAPALVDLELDGQITRQPGGLLTRVV, from the coding sequence ATGACTGACAAGGACCTACATCCTTCTTCCACTCACCCCCCACTCCCACCCACCCCGGAAGACGAACAGTTTGCCCGACTCCGTCTGTTGCGCTCGCGCCGGGTCGGAATAACGACGTACAAACGACTGCTGACCGAATACGGCACCGCGCAGAACGCGCTGGCCGCGCTGCCGGAGGTGGCGCGCGCCGCGGGCGTTTCCGATTACACCCCCTGCCCCGAGGGCGTGATCCATGCCGAGCTGAAAGCCGCACGCGCGGCCGGTGCGCGGCTGGTGATGCTGGGAGAGTCCCCCTATCCCGCGCTCCTTGCCGAACTCGACGATGCGCCGCCCTTCCTGTGGTGCCTCGGGAACACCGATCTTCTGTCGCGGCCGATGATCTCGCTCGTCGGGGCACGCAACGCGTCTTCGCTTGGCACGCGCATGTCGCGGGGTCTTGCCCGCGAGCTCGGCGTGGCCGGGTTCGTCGTGGTATCGGGGCTTGCCCGCGGCGTGGATGCCGCGGCGCACCTGGGCGCGATGGACAGCGGCACGGCAGCGGTGCAGGCCGGCGGTGTCGACGTGATCTATCCCGCGGAAAACACCGGCCTCGCGGAGGATATGTCGCGACGCGGCTTGCGGCTGTCCGAACAGCCCATGGGGCTTCAACCAATGGCGCGCCATTTCCCGAGCCGTAACCGCATCATCTCGGGGCTGTCCCGCGCCACCGTCGTGGTCGAGGCCGCCGCGAAGTCCGGCAGCCTCATCACCGCCCGCGACGCGCTGGACCAGGGCCGCGAGGTGCTGGCCGTCCCCGGTCATCCGCTGGATGCCCGCGCCGCCGGATGCAACATCCTGATCCGGGAGGGGGCGACGCTGGTACGTTCCGCCGCGGACATCCTTGAGGCATTGAGCGAGGGTACGGCGCCCGCGCGCGCACCGGCGACGCCCGTTCCGGCAGCGCCGCCCCGGCCTCCCGCACCGCTGCGGACCCTCAAGGAAGCCGCGCGTCTCCACCAGCAGATACTCGCGCGCCTCGGCCCGTCGCCGGTGGCCGAGGACCAGCTTATCCGCGACCTCAAGGCAGTGCCGGCCCAGGTGGCCCCGGCGCTCGTCGATCTGGAACTGGACGGCCAGATCACCCGGCAACCCGGCGGGCTGCTGACCCGCGTCGTGTGA
- the thrC gene encoding threonine synthase — translation MRYISTRGQAPALSFEEAMLTGLARDGGLYVPETIPTLSRDAIAALHGQSYEETAFTVMRPFIGDTFTDDEFREIIGRAYAGFNHGARAPLVQLAPGHFLLELFHGPTLAFKDFAMQLIGQMFQAALARRGDRVTIVGATSGDTGSAAIEAFRGLANVDVFILYPHGRVSDVQRRQMTTPAEANVHALAVDGDFDDCQARLKDMFNDFVFRDGVRLAGVNSINWGRVLAQVVYYFSAAVSLGAPDREVSFTVPTGNFGDIFAGYIARRMGLPIRDLVVATNQNDILDRCLRGQGYHKTQVHPSISPSMDIQVSSNFERALFDAYGRDGNAVAQLMGELGQGGFDVSQGAMQVLQDTYKSGRASEQETTATIAMARRTMGELLCPHSAVGVKVAEEQRDPAVPMVTLATAHPAKFPDAVEAATGHRPDLPPHMSDLFDRPERFKRIGNDLGALKTHIKENLSV, via the coding sequence ATGCGCTACATCTCGACACGGGGGCAGGCCCCCGCGCTTTCTTTCGAAGAAGCGATGCTGACAGGGCTGGCCCGCGACGGCGGCCTGTATGTGCCCGAGACGATCCCGACACTGTCGCGCGACGCGATCGCGGCCCTGCACGGGCAGAGCTACGAGGAGACGGCATTCACGGTGATGCGGCCCTTCATCGGCGATACGTTCACCGACGACGAATTTCGCGAGATCATCGGCCGTGCCTACGCCGGATTCAACCATGGGGCACGCGCGCCGCTGGTTCAGCTTGCACCGGGGCATTTCCTTCTGGAGTTGTTCCACGGTCCCACGCTGGCGTTCAAGGACTTCGCGATGCAGCTGATCGGTCAGATGTTCCAAGCGGCGCTTGCCCGCCGGGGCGACCGGGTCACCATCGTCGGAGCCACCTCGGGCGATACCGGCTCCGCGGCGATCGAGGCGTTTCGAGGGCTCGCCAACGTGGATGTCTTCATCCTCTACCCGCACGGGCGGGTCAGCGACGTGCAGCGTCGGCAGATGACGACGCCAGCCGAAGCGAACGTGCACGCGCTGGCCGTGGACGGGGATTTCGACGATTGCCAGGCGCGGCTGAAGGACATGTTCAACGACTTCGTCTTCCGCGACGGCGTCAGGCTGGCGGGCGTCAATTCGATCAACTGGGGCCGTGTGCTGGCGCAGGTGGTCTACTATTTCTCCGCCGCCGTCAGCCTCGGCGCGCCCGACCGCGAGGTCAGCTTTACCGTGCCCACGGGCAACTTCGGCGATATCTTTGCAGGCTACATCGCCCGGCGCATGGGGTTGCCGATCCGCGATCTGGTGGTGGCCACCAACCAGAACGACATCCTCGACCGGTGTCTCAGGGGGCAGGGGTACCACAAGACGCAGGTGCACCCGTCGATCAGCCCGTCGATGGACATTCAGGTGTCCTCGAATTTCGAACGGGCGCTTTTCGATGCCTACGGGCGCGACGGCAACGCCGTGGCGCAATTGATGGGCGAATTGGGGCAGGGCGGCTTCGACGTGAGCCAGGGCGCGATGCAGGTGCTTCAGGACACTTACAAGTCGGGCCGCGCATCCGAGCAGGAGACCACCGCGACCATCGCCATGGCCCGCAGGACGATGGGCGAATTGCTTTGCCCCCACTCGGCAGTGGGCGTCAAGGTCGCCGAGGAACAGCGCGATCCGGCGGTGCCGATGGTGACGCTGGCCACGGCCCACCCGGCCAAGTTCCCCGACGCGGTCGAGGCCGCGACAGGACACCGCCCCGATCTGCCGCCGCACATGTCGGACCTTTTCGACCGACCGGAACGTTTCAAACGCATCGGCAACGACCTCGGTGCACTGAAAACCCACATCAAGGAAAATCTCTCCGTATGA
- a CDS encoding GNAT family N-acetyltransferase: MLLVKRKLRIETERLTLRPPHHADFRAWTGLRIQSRDFLMKWEPAWAEDHLTRKAFTNRVYWAQRSVGSGTALPLFLFRREDETLVGAITLDNVRRGPAQSATLGYWTGEPHARNGYMREAIEAMVHHAFTRMDLSRIEAACLPENAPSRGLLEKTGFKYEGVAQSYLQIDGRWRTHVLYAALRGDRRGKSEAG; this comes from the coding sequence ATGTTGCTGGTCAAGCGGAAACTGCGGATTGAGACGGAGCGGCTGACCCTGCGTCCGCCCCACCACGCCGATTTCCGCGCCTGGACGGGCCTGCGGATCCAGAGCCGCGATTTCCTGATGAAGTGGGAACCGGCATGGGCCGAGGATCACCTGACACGCAAGGCCTTCACCAACCGTGTCTACTGGGCACAACGGTCGGTCGGGTCGGGCACAGCGCTGCCGCTGTTCCTGTTCCGGCGCGAAGACGAGACGCTCGTCGGTGCCATCACGCTGGACAACGTGCGGCGGGGCCCCGCGCAATCCGCGACACTTGGCTACTGGACCGGCGAGCCACACGCGCGAAACGGGTACATGCGCGAGGCGATAGAGGCGATGGTTCATCACGCCTTCACCCGCATGGATCTCAGCCGGATCGAAGCGGCCTGCCTGCCCGAGAACGCCCCTTCGCGCGGGCTTCTGGAAAAGACGGGATTCAAGTACGAGGGCGTCGCCCAGAGCTACCTTCAGATCGACGGTCGCTGGCGCACCCACGTGCTCTATGCCGCGTTGCGGGGTGATCGCCGGGGCAAGTCCGAGGCGGGATAG
- a CDS encoding M16 family metallopeptidase — MSLNQTRLPNGFRIVTEHMPGLASASVGVWVTAGGRHETPQQNGIAHFLEHMAFKGTARRSSLQIAEAIEDVGGYINAYTSREVTAYYVRVLENDVALGLDVIADILRNPVLDPKEIEVERGVILQEIGQALDTPDDVIFDWLQEKAYPDQPLGRTILGPSERVSSFSREDLQGFIADHYGPDQMILAAAGAVDHDQIVRLAEDMFGDMPAKPMYKMQTATFQGGEIRQVKALEQAHIALGFESPGYRAEDIYVAQIYASALGGGMSSRLFQEIRENRGLCYTIFAQAGAYADTGMTTIYAGTSAAQLPELAEITIDEMKRAASDMSPAEVARARAQMKAGLLMGLESPSNRAERLARLLQIWDRIPPLSETIEKIDAVTTGDVRDLAQHMAETAPAALALYGPVEQAPTLDALQARRAA; from the coding sequence ATGAGCCTGAACCAGACCCGCCTGCCGAACGGCTTTCGTATCGTGACGGAACACATGCCGGGGCTCGCCTCGGCGTCCGTCGGGGTGTGGGTGACCGCCGGCGGCCGTCATGAGACGCCGCAGCAGAACGGAATCGCGCATTTCCTCGAACACATGGCGTTCAAGGGCACGGCGCGGCGCAGTTCACTTCAGATCGCCGAAGCAATCGAAGACGTGGGCGGCTATATCAATGCCTATACCTCCCGCGAGGTGACGGCCTATTACGTGCGGGTGCTGGAAAACGACGTGGCGCTGGGACTGGACGTTATCGCGGACATCCTGCGCAACCCGGTGCTCGATCCCAAGGAGATCGAGGTCGAGCGCGGCGTGATCCTGCAGGAGATCGGGCAGGCGCTCGACACGCCGGACGACGTGATCTTCGACTGGTTGCAGGAGAAGGCCTATCCCGATCAGCCGCTGGGCCGGACGATACTGGGGCCCAGCGAACGGGTATCGTCCTTCAGCCGGGAAGACCTTCAGGGGTTCATCGCCGACCATTACGGCCCCGACCAGATGATCCTCGCCGCCGCTGGTGCCGTGGACCACGACCAGATCGTGCGTCTGGCCGAAGACATGTTCGGCGACATGCCGGCCAAGCCGATGTACAAGATGCAGACCGCCACGTTCCAAGGGGGGGAGATCCGTCAGGTCAAGGCGCTGGAGCAGGCCCATATCGCCCTCGGCTTCGAATCTCCGGGTTACCGGGCCGAGGACATCTACGTGGCGCAGATCTACGCGTCCGCGCTTGGCGGTGGCATGTCGAGCCGGCTGTTCCAAGAGATCCGCGAGAACCGGGGGCTGTGCTACACCATCTTCGCGCAGGCCGGCGCCTATGCCGACACGGGCATGACCACGATCTACGCGGGAACGTCGGCGGCGCAGCTGCCGGAGCTGGCGGAAATCACCATCGACGAGATGAAGCGCGCGGCGAGCGACATGTCGCCCGCCGAAGTGGCCCGTGCCCGGGCGCAGATGAAGGCCGGGTTGCTGATGGGGCTTGAAAGCCCGTCGAACCGGGCCGAACGCCTCGCGCGGCTGCTGCAGATATGGGACCGGATTCCGCCGCTGTCGGAAACGATCGAGAAAATCGACGCGGTCACCACCGGCGACGTCCGCGATCTGGCTCAGCACATGGCCGAAACAGCGCCCGCGGCGCTTGCGCTCTATGGTCCGGTGGAACAGGCTCCGACGCTCGATGCGTTGCAGGCGCGCCGTGCCGCCTGA
- the cyoE gene encoding heme o synthase: protein MTDVSQTPALENEAELGDYFALLKPRVMQLVVFTALVGMLAAPVSVHPVIGFASILFVAIGAGASGALNMWWDADIDAVMRRTSKRPIPAGKVQPGEALALGVGLSFLSVMMLGLAANLLAAAMLLFTIIFYAVVYSMWLKRATPQNIVIGGAAGAFPPVIGWIIATGSFSVEAWLMFALIFMWTPPHFWALALFMRSDYDDADVPMLTVTHGRPATRRHILAYTVLLAILAVGTGFSAIGGHVYLAVAVVLNALFLLGAWRIWQRDEVAAEADNYLVERKFFRLSLYYLFLHFGAILVEATLRTWGMGGW, encoded by the coding sequence ATGACCGACGTCAGCCAAACGCCAGCCTTGGAGAACGAAGCGGAACTGGGCGACTATTTCGCCCTGCTGAAGCCGCGCGTGATGCAGCTGGTGGTGTTCACAGCGCTTGTCGGCATGCTGGCCGCGCCGGTTTCCGTGCATCCCGTGATCGGCTTTGCGTCGATCCTGTTCGTCGCCATCGGCGCGGGGGCGTCCGGTGCCCTGAACATGTGGTGGGATGCGGATATCGACGCCGTGATGCGCCGCACGTCCAAGCGCCCCATCCCCGCCGGCAAGGTGCAGCCGGGCGAGGCACTGGCACTGGGCGTGGGGCTGTCCTTTCTCTCGGTCATGATGCTGGGGCTGGCCGCGAACCTGCTCGCAGCGGCGATGCTGCTGTTCACCATCATCTTCTACGCCGTGGTCTATTCCATGTGGCTCAAGCGTGCGACGCCGCAGAACATCGTCATCGGTGGCGCCGCGGGTGCCTTTCCGCCCGTGATCGGCTGGATCATCGCCACCGGCAGCTTTTCGGTCGAGGCGTGGCTGATGTTCGCCCTGATCTTCATGTGGACGCCGCCGCACTTCTGGGCGCTGGCGCTGTTCATGCGCTCCGACTACGATGATGCCGATGTGCCGATGCTGACGGTGACCCATGGCCGCCCCGCCACCCGGCGTCACATCCTGGCCTATACCGTGCTTCTGGCGATCCTCGCCGTCGGCACCGGCTTTTCCGCGATCGGGGGCCATGTCTACCTTGCCGTGGCGGTGGTTCTGAACGCGCTGTTCCTGCTGGGGGCATGGCGGATCTGGCAGCGTGACGAGGTGGCGGCAGAGGCCGATAACTACCTTGTGGAGCGCAAGTTCTTCCGCCTGTCGCTCTACTATCTGTTCCTGCACTTCGGCGCGATCCTCGTAGAGGCGACTCTGCGGACTTGGGGCATGGGAGGCTGGTGA
- a CDS encoding cytochrome c oxidase subunit 3: protein MAHAKNHDYHILAPSSWPLIGAIAGFAMLFGAVLWMHGGTPFLFWGGFVAVLYVMFGWWRAVVLESHVGDHTPVVRLGLRYGFILFIMSEVMFFVAWFWTFFKQALYPMNEYAGSEYVPPIFDPVNAFHLPLINTLILLLSGCAVTWAHHALVHENNRKDLISGLAISIVLGLAFTALQAYEYAELLLHYDWTFGGDAFFSAFFMATGFHGAHVIIGTIFLTVCLFRAMRGDFTPRQHVGFEAAAWYWHFVDVVWLFLFFAVYIWGVPAG, encoded by the coding sequence ATGGCCCACGCAAAAAACCACGACTACCACATTCTGGCCCCCTCGAGCTGGCCGCTGATCGGCGCGATCGCCGGCTTCGCGATGCTGTTCGGCGCCGTGCTGTGGATGCACGGTGGCACGCCATTCCTGTTCTGGGGCGGCTTCGTTGCCGTCCTTTACGTGATGTTCGGCTGGTGGCGCGCCGTCGTTCTGGAAAGCCACGTGGGCGATCATACCCCGGTGGTCCGGCTTGGCCTGCGCTATGGGTTCATCCTGTTCATCATGTCCGAGGTGATGTTCTTCGTCGCGTGGTTCTGGACCTTCTTCAAGCAGGCGCTCTACCCGATGAACGAATACGCCGGGTCGGAATACGTACCGCCGATCTTCGATCCGGTGAATGCGTTTCACCTGCCGCTGATCAACACGCTGATCCTGCTGCTGTCCGGCTGCGCGGTGACATGGGCGCACCACGCGCTGGTGCATGAAAACAATCGCAAGGATCTGATCAGCGGGCTCGCGATCTCCATCGTGCTGGGCCTCGCCTTTACCGCGCTGCAGGCCTACGAATATGCCGAACTGCTGCTTCACTACGACTGGACCTTCGGCGGTGACGCGTTCTTCTCCGCCTTCTTCATGGCGACCGGCTTTCACGGTGCGCATGTGATCATCGGCACGATCTTCCTGACGGTCTGCCTATTCAGGGCGATGCGCGGCGATTTCACCCCGCGTCAACATGTCGGCTTCGAAGCCGCCGCGTGGTACTGGCACTTCGTCGACGTGGTCTGGCTGTTCCTGTTCTTTGCCGTCTACATCTGGGGCGTGCCGGCAGGCTGA